In Corynebacterium endometrii, one DNA window encodes the following:
- a CDS encoding VanZ family protein has protein sequence MTIDTPTTQGATAKDVHDRRVSKLRRDAWVVLALMLGVVVLVTLGKPFIEIPGLIEGSAHRTRSLDLRFFNGFDNPPVWYGPWTNTLGNIALFFPLGAVLTVLGRVSRRVSFGVAFTAVALAAMSIGIEVAQYVFGLGFSDIDDVACNTIGGALGGVLLARADYEAQARTLHRLGFVAAVGLCLLLIGLLM, from the coding sequence ATGACTATTGACACGCCTACTACGCAGGGAGCCACCGCCAAGGACGTACACGACCGGCGGGTCTCCAAGCTGCGCCGTGACGCGTGGGTGGTTCTTGCCTTAATGCTTGGCGTGGTGGTGCTGGTAACCCTGGGCAAGCCTTTTATAGAAATTCCGGGGCTGATCGAAGGTTCCGCACACCGGACGCGCAGCCTCGACCTGCGATTCTTTAATGGCTTTGATAATCCGCCGGTCTGGTACGGCCCATGGACCAACACCCTGGGAAACATTGCCCTGTTTTTCCCGCTGGGCGCGGTGCTCACGGTGCTCGGCCGGGTAAGCAGGCGCGTAAGTTTCGGCGTGGCCTTTACCGCCGTAGCTCTGGCCGCGATGAGCATAGGCATCGAGGTGGCTCAATACGTCTTCGGCCTCGGATTCAGCGATATCGATGACGTGGCCTGCAATACCATTGGCGGAGCCCTAGGCGGAGTCCTGCTGGCTCGCGCCGACTATGAAGCACAGGCCAGGACCCTTCATCGCCTGGGCTTCGTAGCGGCAGTGGGGCTATGCCTGTTGCTCATAGGGCTGCTTATGTAG
- a CDS encoding acryloyl-CoA reductase, translating to MTTFIVERAEDGSISHRKEADPQAWLGEGELTINVSHSSLNYKDAMALAGDKGVMRISPLVPGIDAVGTTEDGTLVTCNGAGLGEFRHGGYTSLQRVPAEATVEVPQCFSAEQAAAIGTAGYTAALCVNALLDHGLPPAEEAAPVLVTGATGGVGSIAVNLLSNLGYKVTALTGRQDELGEYLSALGAQDVLDRAAFMDPGKPLQKARFSGAVDTLGGTPLANVLSQIQWGGVVASTGLASSPQLETTVMPFILRNVTLTGVNSVDAPRRYRGRAWELLANHLDRDVLDGLTTTVTLDQVAEAGANLIEGRSHGRTVVTIDA from the coding sequence ATGACTACCTTCATTGTTGAACGTGCCGAAGACGGTTCCATCTCCCACCGGAAAGAGGCGGACCCGCAAGCCTGGCTAGGGGAGGGGGAGCTTACTATCAATGTCAGCCATTCCTCCTTGAACTACAAGGACGCCATGGCCTTGGCCGGGGACAAAGGCGTCATGCGCATCTCGCCGCTTGTCCCAGGCATCGATGCCGTGGGCACCACGGAGGACGGAACCCTGGTGACCTGTAATGGCGCAGGGCTTGGGGAATTTCGCCATGGCGGGTACACCTCGCTGCAGCGGGTCCCGGCGGAAGCCACGGTTGAGGTTCCTCAATGCTTTTCGGCGGAACAGGCCGCGGCAATCGGCACGGCCGGTTACACGGCGGCGCTGTGCGTCAACGCCCTGTTGGACCACGGGTTGCCGCCCGCTGAGGAAGCCGCGCCCGTACTCGTCACCGGAGCCACCGGTGGCGTGGGGTCTATTGCGGTAAACCTGCTGAGCAACCTGGGCTACAAGGTTACTGCGCTTACGGGACGCCAGGATGAATTGGGGGAGTACCTCTCCGCTCTCGGCGCCCAAGACGTCCTTGACCGCGCCGCGTTCATGGATCCAGGCAAGCCACTCCAGAAGGCCCGCTTTTCCGGCGCCGTAGACACACTCGGCGGCACCCCGCTGGCCAACGTGTTGTCCCAGATCCAGTGGGGTGGGGTAGTGGCCTCAACCGGTCTGGCGTCATCGCCACAGCTGGAGACCACCGTCATGCCGTTTATCCTCCGCAATGTCACCTTGACCGGTGTTAACTCCGTCGATGCCCCTCGGCGGTACCGCGGACGTGCATGGGAATTGCTTGCTAACCATCTAGACCGCGACGTGCTCGACGGCCTGACTACTACCGTCACTCTCGACCAGGTGGCCGAGGCCGGGGCTAACCTCATTGAGGGCCGTTCCCATGGTCGCACGGTGGTTACCATCGACGCCTAA
- a CDS encoding Na/Pi symporter, protein MTMTPVPPSNQERSKNRELAPEQPEINNDHLDAEESHLQSPLTKLGLKGKGLQWANWIAVAVGIYLLITAVNVIGDGFKTATGGRAEELFAFASNPMVALMIGVVATALIQSSSTTTSIVVGLAAGGLPMSICIPMLMGANIGTTLTSTLVSLGMAKDKEAFRRGFSAASVHDFFNLLAVLIFLPLELMFGLLEKTSGAAANVLAGSDGGPVAAVVGGVGSVIKAGTEPLANLIAMPFEGLSDAVAGVILIAIGVLLILAVINFIGTLLKAVMVGRAKAILHNAIGRGPISGIFSGMLMTVLVQSSSTTTSLVVPLAGSGTFSLRQIYPFTLGANIGTTVTALIAAFAFTGGEAQFALQAALVHLFFNTFATILIFGVPFLREIPLYGAVTMGNLGAKNKLYVAAWVLGVFLALPAVIIALTVFV, encoded by the coding sequence ATGACCATGACCCCAGTGCCGCCCTCCAACCAAGAGCGCTCCAAGAACCGGGAGCTGGCTCCGGAGCAGCCTGAGATCAACAATGATCATCTTGATGCTGAAGAGTCTCATCTTCAGTCCCCTCTGACCAAGCTGGGCCTTAAGGGTAAGGGCCTGCAGTGGGCTAACTGGATTGCCGTAGCGGTGGGTATCTACCTGCTGATCACCGCGGTGAACGTTATCGGTGACGGCTTCAAGACCGCTACCGGTGGCCGGGCGGAAGAGCTGTTTGCCTTCGCCTCCAATCCAATGGTTGCCCTGATGATTGGTGTGGTTGCTACCGCCTTGATTCAGTCCTCCTCCACTACGACCTCCATCGTGGTGGGCCTGGCCGCGGGTGGCCTGCCGATGTCCATCTGCATCCCGATGCTCATGGGCGCAAACATCGGCACCACCTTGACCTCTACCCTGGTTTCCCTGGGCATGGCCAAGGATAAGGAAGCGTTCCGCCGCGGTTTTTCCGCAGCGAGCGTCCATGACTTTTTCAATCTCTTGGCGGTGCTCATCTTCCTTCCGCTGGAGCTGATGTTCGGCCTGCTGGAGAAGACTTCTGGCGCTGCAGCCAACGTCTTGGCGGGCTCGGATGGTGGTCCAGTGGCCGCAGTGGTTGGCGGAGTGGGTTCCGTGATTAAGGCAGGCACCGAGCCTTTGGCCAACCTGATTGCGATGCCGTTTGAAGGCCTCAGCGACGCGGTGGCCGGCGTTATCCTCATTGCCATCGGCGTGTTGTTGATTCTAGCTGTCATCAACTTCATCGGCACCCTGCTCAAGGCGGTCATGGTTGGCCGGGCAAAGGCCATCCTGCACAACGCCATTGGCCGCGGCCCGATCTCCGGCATTTTCTCCGGCATGTTGATGACCGTACTGGTCCAGTCCTCCTCCACTACCACTTCCCTAGTGGTTCCGCTCGCCGGCTCCGGCACCTTCTCGCTGCGCCAGATTTACCCATTCACCTTGGGCGCAAACATTGGCACCACAGTGACCGCTTTGATCGCCGCGTTCGCATTTACCGGTGGTGAGGCTCAATTCGCGCTGCAGGCGGCGCTGGTTCACCTGTTCTTCAACACCTTCGCCACCATTCTCATTTTCGGTGTCCCATTCCTGCGAGAGATTCCGCTGTATGGTGCGGTAACCATGGGTAACCTTGGTGCAAAGAACAAGCTATATGTTGCCGCGTGGGTGCTGGGAGTATTCCTGGCGCTGCCAGCAGTAATCATCGCCCTGACCGTGTTTGTGTAA
- a CDS encoding FAD-binding dehydrogenase, producing the protein MNTTETQPIIIVGTGLAALTAGYEAAKAGKQVVFFEQENRNNLGGQAFWSLGGLFYVDSPEQKMMRVKDSKELALRDWLNTAGFDDADHDRWPRKWAHAYVEFAAGEKRDYLKGLGLNVLPTIGWAERGSGDASGHGNSVPRFHLTWGTGPEVVRVFREPLEEFEREGRVEFRFRHQVDELIVEGGKVVGVRGSVLVPSDLPRGEASSRDVESHFEARGEAIVIATGGIGGNLDKVREMWPDERWGACPEDMVTGVPAHVDGRGIDIAKAAGANLVNTDRMWHYPEGMTNWDPIWPGHGIRIIPGPSSIWLDAEGNRLPTNLFPGSDNLAALSHIGRTGHGYSWFLLNQTIADKEFIFSGSEQNPDLTDKSFKKLAGKLGPGTHVAVKAFMDNGIDWVVADTIEELVHDMNELTGDGAPQISLEALRTVLEDRDSQLDNAFSKDAQVNYIRTARGFLGDKIVRTASPHRILDEKHGPLIAVRLKVLTRKTLGGIETDLDGRCLHPDGSVLEGLYAAGEASGFGGGGMHGKNALEGTFLGGCIHSGKRVGEALGRL; encoded by the coding sequence ATGAACACAACGGAGACTCAGCCAATCATCATCGTCGGCACCGGCCTAGCAGCCCTGACCGCCGGATACGAGGCTGCCAAGGCAGGTAAACAGGTCGTGTTCTTCGAACAGGAGAACCGCAACAACTTAGGCGGCCAGGCCTTCTGGTCCCTAGGCGGGCTGTTTTACGTCGACTCGCCGGAGCAGAAGATGATGCGCGTCAAGGACTCCAAGGAACTGGCGCTGCGGGACTGGTTAAACACCGCCGGCTTTGATGACGCGGACCATGACCGCTGGCCGCGCAAGTGGGCGCACGCCTACGTCGAGTTCGCGGCGGGGGAGAAGCGTGACTACCTCAAGGGCCTAGGGCTTAACGTTCTGCCCACCATCGGCTGGGCGGAGCGCGGCTCCGGTGACGCCTCCGGGCACGGCAATTCCGTGCCGCGCTTCCACCTGACCTGGGGCACAGGCCCAGAGGTGGTCCGGGTATTCCGCGAGCCGCTGGAGGAATTCGAAAGGGAGGGCCGCGTCGAGTTCCGCTTCCGCCACCAGGTCGATGAGCTCATTGTTGAGGGCGGCAAGGTGGTAGGCGTGCGTGGTTCCGTCCTCGTGCCAAGCGACCTGCCCCGCGGTGAGGCCTCATCACGTGACGTAGAAAGCCACTTCGAGGCGCGTGGTGAGGCGATAGTGATCGCCACGGGCGGCATCGGTGGCAATCTGGATAAGGTGCGCGAGATGTGGCCGGATGAACGCTGGGGCGCCTGCCCTGAGGACATGGTGACGGGCGTGCCGGCCCATGTCGACGGGCGCGGCATCGACATTGCCAAAGCCGCGGGCGCCAACCTGGTCAACACGGACCGCATGTGGCATTACCCGGAAGGCATGACCAACTGGGATCCCATCTGGCCCGGCCACGGCATTCGCATCATCCCAGGCCCGTCCTCCATCTGGTTGGACGCAGAGGGCAACCGCCTGCCCACCAACCTGTTTCCGGGTTCGGATAACCTGGCAGCACTCAGCCACATTGGCCGCACCGGACACGGTTACTCATGGTTCCTGCTCAACCAGACCATCGCGGACAAGGAATTCATCTTCTCCGGTTCCGAACAGAACCCGGATCTCACTGACAAATCCTTCAAGAAGCTAGCGGGCAAACTAGGCCCCGGCACCCACGTGGCCGTCAAGGCGTTTATGGATAACGGCATCGACTGGGTGGTGGCGGACACCATCGAGGAGCTGGTCCATGACATGAATGAGCTCACCGGTGACGGCGCCCCTCAGATTTCGCTAGAGGCTTTGCGCACGGTCCTAGAAGACCGCGATTCACAGCTGGACAACGCCTTTAGCAAAGATGCCCAGGTCAATTACATTCGCACGGCCCGCGGATTCTTAGGCGACAAGATTGTCCGCACCGCAAGCCCTCACCGCATCCTAGACGAAAAGCACGGCCCCTTGATTGCGGTGCGCCTGAAGGTTCTCACCCGCAAGACCCTAGGCGGCATCGAAACCGACCTGGACGGTCGCTGCCTGCACCCGGACGGCAGCGTGCTGGAAGGCCTCTACGCCGCGGGGGAGGCCTCCGGTTTCGGCGGTGGCGGCATGCACGGCAAGAACGCACTGGAAGGCACGTTCCTCGGCGGATGTATCCACTCCGGCAAGCGCGTGGGCGAGGCGCTCGGACGGCTCTAG